One genomic region from Cryptococcus gattii WM276 chromosome C, complete sequence encodes:
- a CDS encoding X15341 cytochrome C oxidase subunit, putative (Similar to TIGR gene model, INSD accession AAW42443.1) produces MFRLATRAVRPAARTFATSAAAGENEFVARRAAIRQHAAETTDLWRKISFYVCIPGIVVGALWTYKVESAHAEHLAHSDEDLSQRPVYPYMNVRVKPFPWGMQSLFFNPKVNIPAGPPE; encoded by the exons ATGTTCCGACTTGCTACCCGTGCTGTCCGCCCCGCTGCTAGGACCTTCGCTACCTCTGCTGCCGCCGGCGAGAACGAGTTCGTCGCCAGGAGGGCCGCCATTAGGCAACACGCTGCTG AGACCACTGACCTCTGGCGAAAGATCTCTTTCTACGTCTGCATCCCCGGTATTGTCGTCGGTGCTCTCTGGACTTACAAGGTTGAATCCGCCCACGCCGAGCACCT TGCTCACAGCGATGAGGACCTTTCTCAAAGGCCCGTCTACCCCTACATGAACGTGCGAGTCAAGCCCTTCCCCTGGGGTATGCAatccctcttcttcaac CCCAAGGTTAACATCCCCGCTGGTCCCCCCGAGTAA
- a CDS encoding protein-transporting protein SEC63 (Similar to TIGR gene model, INSD accession AAW42724.1), which produces MPGISYDDSGSLASYFGVTCLTLILIPWTFSTLRPKKTKTAKPLCPCSTCQQAPARVEKLQQSSRRSAGTKRIFLLLSAWALLGYLVYSLATAPKVQGGTVYNPFEILGLSSSATEKQIKKHYKKLSLQFHPDKLKLAEGQTMEEAEEKYIELTKAYKSLTDETTRENLAKYGNPDGPQQREDRIAIPQWIVEGSNGLWVLALYGLVLGGGIPWVVGRWWFTQRRLTRDNILNATAERFFHSLADDTDFTNLIALLAGSLEVAAVVGGNKVSKKVKKAKQSKIEELEAKINEAKGQNGIEEDPLMKVTSRVGVTSGADRRARALIWAHLLRIDLDDAEMRNDQLAVLRVLPPLLNAITNIALAHNWLSVSLRCIQLQPALVQAMPPSVSPLAQLPGFSFEEGFEQQITTKAEGDKWLEKWVRVREGSDEAFKVAKYWPRLEVIDAEFKVDDSKVVTPGSIVSLIAKVRYVYPTTALSSRAKPVPMLPKSETAKLEKEKEENEEAKSIEEVKEAVKEVNEKDEKPTAKEVQEKIVEKKEAKEVVNGFAHAPRWPQLRKPHYYFLLGDTKLNKVIVPPIKITDVPLPSPDGTPSEPKEINLQFQAPPQVNLYSFVAHLRSDTYLGEDVQVPIMLKVEEPPSETESDGGDDISEPDEDTLAGQMAMMRGENVKASKVHGGEYDSEEDSDDVDDASDAESSSDDEGPTRARAYNEDSSDSD; this is translated from the exons ATGCCAGGCATATCCTATGATGACTCCGGCTCGTTAGCAAGCTACTTTGGAGTCACCTGTCTTactctcatcctcatccccTGGACATTCTCGACCCTCAGGCCTAAAAAGACAA AGACAGCAAAGCCATTATGTCCTTGTTCAACATGTCAACAGGCTCCTGCTCGTGTTGAAAAGCTTCAGCAATCATCCCGTCGGTCGGCCGGTACCAAGCGTATCTTCCTCTTGCTCTCAGCATGGGCGTTACTCGGCTACCTTGTATACAGCTTGGCAACGGCCCCCAAGGTGCAAGGCGGCACTGTCTACAACCCGTTCGAGATCCTTGGATTGAGCAGCTCGGCGACTGAGAAACAGATCAAGAAGCATTACAAGAAGCTCTCTTTGCAATT CCACCCTGATAAGCTTAAGCTTGCCGAGGGTCAAACCAtggaagaagcagaggagAAATACATTGAACTCACCAAAGCGTACAAATCGCTAACGGACGAAACAACTCGAGAGAATCTCGCCAAGTATGGTAATCCTGATGGACCTCAACAGAGAGAAGACAGGATTGCGATCCCTCAATGGATTGTCGAAGGATCAAACGGTCTTTGGGTATTGGCTTTGTATGGGCTAGTTCTTGGTGGCGGTATTCCTTGGGTTGTT GGCCGATGGTGGTTTACTCAACGTCGACTCACTCGAGACAACATTCTTAACGCCACTGCGGAACGCTTCTTCCACTCCCTCGCCGACGACACCGACTTTACCAATCTCATCGCCCTTCTGGCTGGTTCCCTCGAAGTCGCCGCTGTTGTCGGTGGCAACAAGGTCAGCAAGAAGGTTAAAAAGGCCAAGCAAAGTAAAATTGAAGAGTTGGAAGCCAAAATCAATGAGGCCAAAGGGCAGAACGGCATTGAGGAGGATCCTTTGATGAAAGTAACTAGCAGGGTGGGAGTGACAAGCGGTGCTGATAGGAGGGCGAGAGCGTTGATCTGGGCTCATCTGTTGAGGATTGATCTTGATGACGCCGAGATGCGCAATG ACCAACTTGCCGTTTTGCGtgttcttcctcctttgcTCAATGCTATCACCAACATCGCCCTTGCTCACAACTGGCTTTCCGTCTCCCTCAGATGTATTCAACTTCAACCCGCTCTTGTTCAGGCTATGCCTCCTTCTGTCTCTCCTCTTGCCCAACTTCCGGGGTTCAgctttgaagaaggattCGAGCAGCAAATCACCACAAAGGCCGAGGGCGACAAATGGTTGGAGAAGTGGGTCAGGGTTAGGGAAGGGTCTGATGAAGCTTTCAAAGTGGCAAAGTACTGGCCGAGATTGGAAGTAATTGATGCCGAATTCAAGGTCGATGATTCCAAGGTCGTCACACCCGGCTCTATTGTCTCTCTGATCGCCAAGGTCCGATACGTTTACCCCACCACCGCTCTCTCCTCCAGGGCAAAGCCTGTTCCTATGCTTCCCAAGTCGGAAACCGCTAAGttggaaaaggaaaaggaggagaaCGAAGAGGCAAAATCGATTGAGGAGGTAAAGGAGGCAGTGAAGGAGGTAAAtgagaaggatgaaaagCCTACGGCGAAGGAAGTGCAGGAAAAAATCGTggagaaaaaagaagcaaaagaagTAGTGAATGGCTTTGCTCACGCGCCTCGATGGCCTCAG TTACGCAAGCCCCACTACTATTTTCTTTTGGGAGATACTAAACTCAACAAAGTCATTGTGCCCCCTATCAAAATCACCGACgtccctcttccttctcctgATGGCACACCTTCAGAGCCCAAGGAAATCAACTTACAGTTCCAAGCTCCTCCTCAGGTCAACCTGTACTCCTTTGTGGCACACCTGAGAAGCGACACCTACCTTGGCGAGGACGTTCAAGTGCCAATCATGCTCAAGGTGGAGGAGCCTCCCTCGGAAACAGAGTCTGATGGGGGTGACGACATTTCGGAGCCAGATGAGGATACGCTTGCGGGGCAGATGGCGATGATGAGGGGAGAAAATGTCAAAGCATCCAAGGTACATGGTGGAGAGTATGACAGTGAAGAAGACAGTGATGATGTAGATGATGCTAGTGATGCCGAGAGTTCGAGTGATGATGAAGGGCCGACAAGGGCAAGGGCTTATAATGAGGATAGTAGTGATAGCGATTAG